The following proteins come from a genomic window of Anaerobutyricum hallii:
- a CDS encoding thiamine diphosphokinase, with translation MQKKKSILIVSGGSIDVDFAKEYLRERQYDHIVAADSGLAHCKEIGIEPTDILGDFDSLRNLELLEYYRQKGIPLREFPTRKDYTDTHLAVKYAIDLKAEEVTILGATGTRYDHTLANISLLALLRDEGIDAQIVDAHNEIEILRGPAEKKYKKKYHRKGSETEQKKEYFSIIAFSPEVTGIDEEGFSYPLHQAALYNKESIGVSNEIVEKEATLRLQSGYLIVMRTTD, from the coding sequence ATGCAGAAAAAGAAGAGTATTTTAATTGTAAGTGGCGGAAGCATAGATGTGGATTTTGCCAAAGAATATTTAAGAGAAAGACAGTATGACCATATTGTTGCAGCAGACTCTGGTCTTGCACACTGCAAAGAGATTGGAATAGAACCAACAGATATCCTTGGAGACTTTGACAGCCTTAGAAATTTAGAATTGTTAGAATACTACAGACAAAAAGGAATACCATTACGTGAATTTCCAACACGAAAAGATTATACCGATACACATCTTGCAGTGAAGTATGCAATAGACCTAAAAGCAGAAGAAGTAACCATTTTAGGAGCAACGGGAACGAGATATGATCATACACTTGCCAATATCAGTCTGCTGGCATTATTACGTGATGAAGGAATCGACGCACAGATTGTTGATGCCCATAACGAAATAGAAATCCTTCGTGGTCCGGCCGAGAAAAAATATAAGAAAAAATATCATCGGAAAGGCAGCGAAACAGAGCAAAAGAAAGAATACTTCTCTATTATTGCATTTTCACCAGAGGTAACAGGCATTGATGAAGAGGGATTTTCTTATCCTTTACATCAGGCAGCCCTTTATAACAAAGAAAGCATCGGTGTCAGCAACGAAATTGTGGAGAAGGAAGCTACTTTACGATTACAAAGTGGATATCTTATCGTTATGAGAACAACAGATTAG